The DNA window CAGGGGGCCAAGCATGACATCCTCTTCTTCCACCACGGGATCTGGAAGGGAGGACACCAGGGCTCCGGTGAGCTCCTCTGGATGTTTAGCTCCCCCAAGCTCCAGCCACCCAGCTCAGAGCGAGCCCTCCCAGCAGTGCCAGAGCCCAGGAGGGATGCAAAACCCCATAAACCTAccgggctgggaggagaggtCCCTCCGGGAGCGTCCTCCTTGCCAGCGGGAGGGAGCCTGGAGCCTCCTGGAGAGCCCCCCCAAGGGGCAGCGCCGGCCCTCACAGCAGGAGCACACATCCCGGGGGCCTTCCACGGGCGTCCAGCTACAAGAGAGCCTGGTGACCAGCCCGCCCTTTATCAGGGACACCTCACACGCTTTGGGGTCCCAAGGAgaggccccgagccccccaggTACTCACAGGCTGCTGGCTTTGTCAAAGGAGCAAGCCTTGTTCAGGGCATCGGGAGCACGGTTGGCCAGGGAGGCCTTCAGGTGACAGGTGATGTAGATCTGGGGCggaaagcagagcaaaaggGGTCAGCACTGTTAGAGGAGTCCCCAAAAAGAGCACCACCACCCCAGGGGAGCCCTGGGCCACAATCCAGAAGTGGCAACACGGGGTGACCCCGCTGAGAGGTATTTGCCTCGGGAAAGTGGTTTTGGGCCAAGCTGTGCCCTGCCAGATGGGGGGGGTTCCCTTCGGGGAGGATTTACCAGGCTGCTGGAGTCTGCTGCAAACTTGAACGCATCCACTGCGAACTGGAGCACGTCCGGCCGCGGCCTCGGGGATATGAAACCTGAGGTGGCATCATCCAGCTGCCCATCCACCAGGCACCTAGGCAAAAAGGCAAGGCCAGCGGGTTTCTCCTTGCTGAAATCCAAGAGGAAAGGCGTCCCTACCCAATGCACAGCCAGCTCATACCCGCTGAAGTCGATGAAGGCGTACTGGGGAGAGGAGCCCCTctccggggccggggcagccaCACAGCTGTCCACAAAAAGCCGCAGGGGCGCGTGGTTCTCTGCATCGACCCCAGCTTGGAAGTGCAGGACCTCTCCCAGCTGAAACACGGCCGAGACTCTCTCGACACTCCAGTCAtctggaagcagagcaggctCTTGTgaatggggagctggggggctcctggtgcttctcctctcccacccaaGGGAGCCCTGGTGGCCACCCTCATCGCGCCAAAGCCTGGTGGCCCCAAAAGCACAACATCCATGTGCCACCAGCATGCCCCGGGGCAAAACCAGCACCAACTGTGCCACCTAGTGGAAGCCCGGCCACTCCAAAGGACCCTGCCCGAGGAGACCCTGGCCGCAAACCCACCGCTCATCAGGCGCAGGGAGAAGAGCAGCTTCTGCTCTGAGGCCACGGTGGAGCGGAAAGGTGCCCAGGTGGGCTTGATGGCACTGCTGCTCACGTTGGCTCTCCTGGGGAGAGGGATGCCCTGGTTAGAAGGCTCCGTGGCAGCAGGGTTTGGGAGGTATTCATCCACATCAACTCACCTGGGGTAGTGGCACTCGATGGGAaccacagcagggctggtgcgGATGATGACGGGGTTGCCTGCATGGACTGGGCTGTAATTTAAGGTTGTGCTGTAGATTAGAGCATCAGGGGTCACCTGGGGAAAGACGAGATGCATTATCCACCATTAAGAGCCCTTTTCCTTCAGCTACTTGAGTGGAGCAGCACATTGAAGCCTGGCTCCTCAGTGCTGAGAGGTTTCCTCCGGCCgccagcagctgtgcagcaccTGTGCTGCCGCAGGGATCCTCCCGCCTGTCCCAGCACCAtctggccagcagcacagctggatgTAGATGTGcttaaggtattttttttttccccccctcattTCCATGTTCCCAGAAGGAGGGTCTGTCCCCCAGGGGGCTTTGCTCAAGTGGATTTAGTGAAGGTATCTGCTGGCTTCTCACCCCGGTGGCCCCAAGCCTCTCCAGAGGAGAGAGACCAAAGATAATTTCCTTTGGGGCAGCATCATGCCACGCTCTAGCACCAGCTGGCAGCACACAGAGGTCTCCTaagctcagcaccagctgctgaggCTCCTGGGCTATGTTGCCACCACCCTGGAGGAGGTGACCACAGCACGCACAGGAGGATTTGGAGATCTGTCAGGAGAAACCCAACCTCTGCCTGGTCTGTGCCCTTCCCTGCTGAGGCACCACCACAGCTGGCCCCCAAGCCCAGACAGCATGGCTTCTGCCACACCTAAAACCAGAATGAGATTTCCAGCTCCTGGGAAAGGCTTTTAAGCTTTTAAAGCCCAACCACACCACTCTGCCAAAGCAGGACAGGCTTCACCAAGCATTACATCAGCTCTAGCCCACTGGCAAGCAGCGGAGCATcgcagcagcagggagcctgCCCTTAGCTAACAAAACCACCAGGTTTTATCAGCAGGCACTTACAGGGCTgacagctgctgcctttctaGGGCTGGCTTCAATGCTGTGAGATGGAGGAGAAAAGCCAGCCTGAAGCCCTTAGGGGGATACCCAAACGCTCAGCATCCCTGCCCTGCACGCAGCACCCTGATAGAAGATCCAGTCCCCATCCTTACCCTGAGGGTGCTGCCACACTCGT is part of the Cygnus atratus isolate AKBS03 ecotype Queensland, Australia chromosome 11, CAtr_DNAZoo_HiC_assembly, whole genome shotgun sequence genome and encodes:
- the LOC118258166 gene encoding zona pellucida sperm-binding protein 3-like; this translates as VAVQCQEAQVVLTVHRDLFGTGRLVRAGDLTLGTASCPATAQNAAENVVTFVAGLHECGSTLRVTPDALIYSTTLNYSPVHAGNPVIIRTSPAVVPIECHYPRRANVSSSAIKPTWAPFRSTVASEQKLLFSLRLMSDDWSVERVSAVFQLGEVLHFQAGVDAENHAPLRLFVDSCVAAPAPERGSSPQYAFIDFSGCLVDGQLDDATSGFISPRPRPDVLQFAVDAFKFAADSSSLIYITCHLKASLANRAPDALNKACSFDKASSLWTPVEGPRDVCSCCEGRRCPLGGLSRRLQAPSRWQGGRSRRDLSSQPDPVVEEEDVMLGPLLIHSWQHPSRGRMPSGAAGGHLGLVLGLAAVFGLVVLILAALGALTACCQPSNPV